The following are encoded in a window of Castanea sativa cultivar Marrone di Chiusa Pesio chromosome 9, ASM4071231v1 genomic DNA:
- the LOC142610108 gene encoding uncharacterized protein LOC142610108 has product MIAFKTIQTSFTATTKHAFFHTARPSNTKNSFLCLSKPNDDSNSEASSPEGDTRKQDLLARIAMLQAQKVRLTDYLDERSAYLEEFGEETNAEFDKIGEDALKELDEASSRIMGNIESRMQAFEESVGLNKLEIEENENKLEEFEGQIENDRNEWLFFKNLRQSKPADKEKAKEETEKIKEVTKESAGSKTRRNIYLALIGLIVINIADSLLSSSSNWGKVAVLGAILVALLSQFIYEQRMSSETENTEKGKTEEEEK; this is encoded by the exons ATGATTGCTTTCAAAACCATCCAAACCTCTTTCACTGCTACTACCAAGCATGCATTTTTCCACACAGCAAGACCCTCCAACACAAAGAATTCTTTCCTGTGTCTCAGCAAGCCCAATGATGACTCCAATTCAGAAGCTTCTTCACCAGAAGGAGATACCCGTAAGCAAGATCTTCTTGCCAGAATAGCAATGCTTCAAGCTCAAAAAGTCCGTCTCACCGACTACTTAGATGAAAGGTCAGCTTATCTAGAGGAATTTGGTGAAGAAACTAACGCTGAGTTCGACAAGATTGGAGAAGATGCCCTCAAAGAACTTGATGAAGCTAGCTCCAGG ATAATGGGGAATATAGAGAGCCGCATGCAAGCTTTTGAGGAATCTGTAGGATTAAACAAGCTGGAGATTGAGGAGAATGAAAACAAGTTAGAAGAGTTTGAAGGTCAGATTGAGAATGATAGGAATGAATGGCTTTTCTTCAAGAACCTGAGGCAGAGCAAACCTGCAGataaagaaaaagctaaggAGGAAACAGAGAAGATAAAAGAGGTTACTAAAGAGAGCGCTGGATCAAAAACTAGGAGGAACATTTACCTTGCATTAATAGGCCTTATAGTAATTAACATAGCTGATTCTCTCTTGTCTTCTTCGTCTAATTGGGGAAAGGTTGCAGTTTTAGGAGCAATTCTAGTGGCTTTGCTTTCGCAGTTCATCTATGAGCAAAGGATGTCATCAGAAACAGAAAATACAGAAAAGGGAAAGACTGAGGAAGAAGagaagtaa
- the LOC142610001 gene encoding protein NRT1/ PTR FAMILY 8.1-like has product MAEDDIYTQDGTVDYNGNPADRRKTGHWKACRFILGNECCERLAYYGMSTNLVNYLEDRLNQGNVAASNNVTNWSGTCYITPLIGAFIADAYLGRYWTIASFVIIYVLGMAFLTVTASVPGLKPSCDTNGCHPTKKQSVLVFVALYMIALGTGGIKPCVSSFGADQFDESFEKERKQKSSFFNWFYFSINIGALIASSVLVWIQMNVGWGWGFGVPAVAMAIAVIFFFSGSRLYRHQKPGGSPLTRIFRVIIASFRKAHVEVPYDKSLLYETIDEERTIVGSRKLEHTNKLRWFDKAAVETEADRSKGLKDPWRLCTVTEVEELKAIIRILPIWASGIVFATVYSQMSTMFVLQGNTMDQHMGPHFKIPSASLSLFDTLSVIFWAPVYDRLIVPCARRFTGNERGFTQLQRMGIGLVISIFSMITAGILEVVRLNYVRRHNYYELEYIPMSIFWQVPQYFLIGCAEVFTFIGQLEFFYDQAPDAMRSLCSALSLTTVALGNYLSTLLVTIVTSITTKNGKLGWIPDNLNRGHLDYFYWLLAILSLLNFFVYLWISKWYTYKKAIAFGQTK; this is encoded by the exons ATGGCAGAGGATGATATCTATACACAGGATGGCACCGTGGATTACAATGGGAATCCTGCTGACAGGAGAAAGACTGGGCACTGGAAAGCATGCCGTTTTATTCTTG GAAATGAATGTTGTGAAAGGTTGGCATACTATGGGATGAGTACCAATCTGGTGAATTATCTTGAAGATCGTCTCAATCAGGGAAATGTTGCAGCCTCCAATAATGTTACCAATTGGTCTGGGACCTGCTATATCACACCATTGATTGGAGCCTTTATAGCTGATGCTTACTTGGGAAGATATTGGACAATTGCCAGTTTTGTAATCATCTATGTTTTG GGTATGGCTTTCTTAACAGTGACTGCTTCCGTCCCTGGACTAAAGCCATCATGCGATACGAATGGTTGCcacccaacaaaaaaacaaagtgtATTAGTCTTTGTAGCACTTTATATGATTGCTCTTGGGACTGGTGGAATCAAGCCATGCGTATCTTCTTTTGGTGCTGATCAATTTGATGAAAGTTTTGAAAAGGAGAGGAAACAGAAGAGCTCTTTCTTCAACTGGTTTTACTTTTCCATCAATATTGGAGCCCTTATTGCTTCCTCAGTTTTGGTCTGGATTCAAATGAATGTAGGCTGGGGATGGGGGTTTGGAGTCCCGGCAGTGGCAATGGCCATTgcagttattttctttttctcaggTAGCCGGTTGTACCGGCATCAGAAACCTGGAGGGAGTCCTCTTACAAGGATTTTCCGTGTCATTATTGCATCCTTCCGGAAAGCTCATGTTGAGGTACCTTATGATAAGTCTCTTCTTTATGAGACCATAGATGAGGAACGTACTATCGTAGGAAGCCGCAAGCTTGAACACACAAACAAGTTAAG ATGGTTTGACAAGGCTGCTGTGGAGACTGAAGCAGACCGCAGTAAGGGCTTGAAAGACCCTTGGAGACTCTGCACAGTGACAGAAGTGGAGGAACTCAAGGCCATTATTAGGATACTCCCCATATGGGCATCTGGTATAGTCTTCGCTACCGTTTACAGTCAAATGAGCACCATGTTTGTTTTACAAGGTAACACAATGGACCAACACATGGGCCCTCATTTCAAGATTCCATCAGCATCCCTCTCCCTTTTCGACACTCTTAGTGTGATCTTCTGGGCCCCCGTGTATGACCGGCTCATTGTCCCATGTGCAAGGAGGTTTACTGGCAATGAACGGGGCTTCACTCAGCTCCAACGAATGGGCATTGGGCTTGTCATTTCTATATTCTCCATGATCACTGCTGGGATTTTGGAGGTTGTTCGGCTAAATTATGTTAGAAGGCACAATTACTATGAACTTGAGTACATTCCCATGTCAATTTTCTGGCAAGTACCACAGTATTTTCTTATCGGATGTGCAGAAGTATTCACTTTCATTGGACAGTTGGAGTTCTTCTATGACCAAGCACCTGATGCTATGAGAAGTCTGTGCTCAGCTTTGTCACTTACAACTGTAGCATTGGGGAATTACTTGAGCACGTTGCTGGTTACAATTGTGACAAGCATCACCACAAAGAATGGGAAGCTTGGTTGGATTCCAGATAATTTGAACAGAGGCCATCTTGACTACTTTTATTGGCTCTTGGCCATTCTCAGCCTGCTGAACTTCTTTGTGTATCTCTGGATATCTAAGTGGTATACATACAAAAAGGCGATAGCATTTGGGCAAACAAAGTGA